A genomic region of Janthinobacterium lividum contains the following coding sequences:
- a CDS encoding sigma-70 family RNA polymerase sigma factor has translation MPGSPFAPSPLLATQLESHYRAHHGWLAHWLQRRLGNAAEAADLMQDTFARLLAGAPMQPQTPALRAPKAYLATVAKHLLINHLRRQSLERAWLATLAALPEQHLPSTEQRVEILQALQAVDAMLDGLKPKVRAVFIMAQIEGHAYADIAALLGIGERSVKRYMAEALTECVLLAPDFPA, from the coding sequence ATGCCAGGCAGTCCGTTCGCGCCCTCTCCCCTGCTGGCCACGCAGCTGGAAAGCCATTACCGCGCACACCACGGCTGGCTGGCGCACTGGCTGCAACGGCGCCTGGGTAACGCTGCCGAGGCCGCCGACCTGATGCAGGATACTTTCGCGCGCCTGCTGGCCGGCGCGCCAATGCAGCCGCAAACGCCGGCCCTGCGCGCCCCCAAGGCTTACCTGGCGACCGTCGCCAAACATCTGCTGATCAACCATTTGCGCCGCCAGTCGCTGGAACGGGCGTGGCTGGCAACGCTCGCCGCCCTGCCCGAACAGCATCTGCCATCGACCGAGCAGCGCGTGGAAATCCTGCAGGCGCTGCAAGCGGTCGATGCCATGCTCGACGGCCTGAAACCGAAGGTGCGCGCCGTCTTCATCATGGCGCAGATCGAAGGCCATGCCTACGCGGATATCGCCGCGCTGCTGGGCATCGGCGAGCGCTCCGTGAAACGCTACATGGCCGAGGCGCTGACGGAATGCGTGCTGCTGGCGCCGGATTTTCCCGCATGA
- a CDS encoding putative bifunctional diguanylate cyclase/phosphodiesterase, whose translation MTALLLALCLVLAVVLSLLLACQWQAARAWRLRHATGVVLQAAQGQRMADALALLQALPAAVIGTDHDGVVQYLNPRASAMGGLLGDGGLGQPVTQLLPLFHDGTPIDAARQVRDCVAQQEVLEVARGAVLLRHLDGKRIDVQYSCAPLAQGGAVLLLHDVSARRRAEQQLEFIAHHDGLTGLPNRLHFQIRFEHGIAYARRHQALLAVLFVDIDRFKSINDSLGHDVGDQVLTEFARRVQQCVRKVDTVARQGGDEFIILLTELRTAHDAERVAEKIVGAIAAPFVIGEYSLSVAASVGVALYPDDDDDVNALIEKADLAMYAAKRRAPGTCLRYAPRMQTQSYSRTILETALRHALERDEFALYYQPRMDLKMRRITGVKALLRWKHPELGLMMPLDFLPVLEESALILPVGAWVMATAVEQARSWIAQGQMLTVSVSLSARQFYQRDIARNFAAALEAAGVPGHCIELEIAAGILIARNQNCELILRQFRQLGMAIAISDFGTGDASLNYLKRFPTDAVKIEKCFVDDVGKPGGDGAMVRAIVAMARTLGLRTIAGGVESGEQLELLAEMGCDEAFGYYLGRAMAPEGIEALLKSGEAIQN comes from the coding sequence ATGACGGCGCTGCTGCTGGCGCTGTGCCTGGTCCTGGCCGTGGTGCTGAGCTTGCTGCTGGCCTGCCAGTGGCAGGCGGCGCGCGCGTGGCGCCTGCGCCATGCGACGGGCGTGGTGCTGCAGGCGGCGCAGGGCCAGCGCATGGCCGATGCGCTGGCCCTGTTGCAGGCGCTGCCGGCGGCCGTCATCGGCACGGACCACGATGGCGTGGTGCAGTACCTGAATCCCCGCGCCAGCGCCATGGGCGGACTGCTGGGCGACGGTGGCCTGGGCCAGCCCGTGACACAGCTGCTGCCCCTGTTCCATGACGGCACGCCCATCGATGCGGCGCGCCAGGTGCGCGACTGCGTGGCGCAGCAGGAAGTGCTGGAAGTGGCGCGCGGCGCCGTGCTGCTGCGCCATCTCGACGGCAAGCGCATCGACGTGCAGTACAGCTGCGCGCCGCTGGCGCAGGGTGGCGCCGTACTGCTGCTGCACGATGTGTCGGCGCGCCGGCGCGCCGAGCAGCAGCTGGAATTCATCGCCCACCACGACGGCCTGACGGGGCTGCCAAACCGGCTGCATTTCCAGATCCGCTTCGAGCACGGTATCGCCTACGCGCGCCGCCACCAGGCGTTGCTGGCCGTGCTGTTTGTCGACATCGACCGCTTCAAATCCATCAACGACAGCCTGGGGCACGACGTGGGCGACCAGGTGCTGACGGAGTTCGCGCGCCGGGTGCAGCAGTGCGTGCGCAAGGTCGACACGGTGGCGCGCCAGGGCGGCGACGAATTCATCATCCTGCTGACGGAATTGCGCACGGCGCACGATGCCGAGCGGGTGGCCGAAAAAATCGTCGGCGCCATCGCCGCCCCCTTCGTCATCGGCGAATACAGCCTGTCGGTGGCGGCCAGCGTGGGCGTGGCCCTGTACCCGGACGACGACGACGACGTCAATGCGCTGATCGAAAAGGCCGACCTGGCCATGTATGCGGCCAAGCGCCGCGCGCCCGGTACCTGCCTGCGCTACGCGCCGCGCATGCAGACGCAGTCGTATTCGCGCACCATCCTCGAGACGGCCCTGCGCCACGCGCTCGAACGCGATGAATTCGCGCTGTACTACCAGCCGCGCATGGACTTGAAGATGCGCAGGATCACGGGCGTGAAGGCGCTGCTGCGCTGGAAGCACCCGGAACTGGGCCTGATGATGCCGCTCGACTTTTTACCGGTACTGGAGGAAAGCGCCCTGATCCTGCCGGTTGGGGCCTGGGTGATGGCCACGGCGGTGGAGCAGGCGCGCAGCTGGATCGCGCAGGGGCAGATGCTGACGGTGTCCGTCAGCCTGTCGGCGCGCCAGTTCTACCAGCGCGATATCGCACGCAATTTCGCCGCTGCGCTGGAGGCGGCCGGCGTGCCGGGGCATTGCATTGAACTGGAAATCGCCGCCGGCATTCTGATCGCCCGCAACCAGAACTGCGAACTGATACTGCGCCAGTTCCGCCAGCTGGGCATGGCGATTGCCATCAGCGATTTTGGCACGGGCGACGCTTCGCTGAACTACCTGAAACGCTTTCCCACGGATGCCGTGAAGATCGAAAAGTGTTTTGTCGACGACGTGGGAAAGCCGGGCGGCGACGGCGCCATGGTGCGCGCCATCGTGGCGATGGCGCGCACGCTCGGACTGCGCACCATCGCCGGCGGGGTGGAAAGCGGCGAGCAGCTGGAACTGCTGGCCGAGATGGGCTGCGACGAGGCGTTTGGCTACTACCTGGGCCGCGCCATGGCGCCCGAGGGTATCGAGGCGCTGCTCAAAAGTGGCGAAGCCATTCAGAACTGA
- a CDS encoding TonB-dependent siderophore receptor — protein sequence MHPPRLTPLARAIGSAVFLLSLAQAPAMAADAITPAAAQTVFHVPAGELSTAIASFAIEAKVSVGAAADLLQGVRTQGLSGSYTVPQALARLLAGTGLDALPSGERSYVLRKAGTASPAAPIAATLGEVAVSSSALRDGTTEGKRGYAGLTSATRLNLSLRETPQAVSVITRQQIEDQGLRTLQDVLVQAPGITVDHSSSTREYDQVFSRGFEVTSYMFDGIPTSKNLEARTYDMAIYDRVEIIRGATGLISGTGSPSAAINLVRKRPGRAFAAAAGAQLGSWDRYRIEGDVSTPLTADGKVRARIVAAHEDQRSFIDRYQQKKDVLYAIVEADLTPSTVLSAGINYQQEKLKGAGREFPMFYADGSQTHFSRSMNGTAAWSTYDREQSMLFATLDHYFDNDWIAKVAVSRSSNQYDALQGFSGNGYPDRVTGGGMKLWLANWHSKPQQTSLDAYVSGPFQAFGRKHELVLGVSASELKTNSPIYPGWRLTGYDYTVPDIHAWNGAMPVPDYSGTRLGSSYDKERESGLYSTLRLRPTDALSVILGARLSYWKRDIRSDYDADTDLYDAMRENGKITPYAGLVYDLGRHWSAYASYTSIFTPQSQRDVNSRFLAPLEGKNYEVGAKGEFFDGKLTTSAALFQLKQENLAEADPGNVWIIGTGGGSYAYHTVKGATTRGFEAEVSGQLRPDWQLTASYAYSRIRNAAGARIQTNQPQNMAKLWTTWRLAQGVPGLVLGGGVNWQSDIYMDDRGPNGERFTQKAYAVAGLMAQYQLSKQLVATLNVNNVFDKRYYSTGMGGYYGDPRNAMLSLRYQF from the coding sequence ATGCACCCACCCCGTTTGACTCCCCTCGCGCGCGCCATAGGCAGCGCCGTGTTCCTGCTGTCGCTGGCGCAGGCGCCGGCCATGGCAGCCGATGCCATCACGCCAGCCGCCGCGCAAACGGTTTTCCACGTGCCGGCCGGCGAACTATCCACCGCCATCGCCAGCTTTGCCATCGAGGCGAAGGTGAGCGTGGGCGCGGCGGCCGACCTGCTGCAAGGCGTGCGCACGCAGGGCCTGAGCGGCAGCTACACGGTGCCGCAGGCACTGGCCCGCCTGCTGGCTGGCACGGGCCTCGATGCGCTGCCCAGCGGGGAACGCAGCTACGTGCTGCGCAAGGCAGGCACGGCATCGCCCGCCGCGCCGATTGCCGCGACCCTGGGCGAAGTAGCCGTCAGCTCCAGCGCCCTGCGCGACGGCACCACGGAAGGCAAGCGCGGCTACGCGGGCCTGACCAGCGCCACGCGCCTGAACCTGTCGCTGCGCGAAACACCGCAAGCCGTCAGCGTCATCACGCGCCAGCAGATCGAGGACCAGGGCTTGCGCACCTTGCAGGACGTGCTAGTGCAGGCGCCCGGCATCACGGTCGACCATTCGTCGAGCACGCGCGAATACGACCAGGTATTTTCACGCGGCTTCGAAGTGACGTCGTACATGTTCGACGGCATCCCGACCAGCAAAAACCTGGAAGCGCGCACCTACGACATGGCCATCTACGACCGCGTCGAAATCATCCGAGGCGCCACGGGGCTGATCAGCGGCACGGGCAGTCCGTCGGCCGCCATCAATCTCGTGCGCAAGCGCCCGGGCCGCGCGTTTGCCGCCGCGGCCGGCGCGCAGCTGGGCTCTTGGGACCGCTACCGCATCGAAGGCGATGTCTCGACGCCGTTGACGGCGGACGGCAAGGTGCGCGCGCGCATCGTCGCCGCGCATGAAGACCAGCGCTCGTTCATCGACCGCTACCAGCAGAAAAAGGACGTGCTGTACGCCATCGTCGAAGCGGACCTGACGCCGTCGACGGTGCTCAGCGCCGGCATCAACTACCAGCAGGAAAAGCTCAAGGGCGCGGGGCGCGAATTCCCCATGTTCTATGCCGACGGCTCGCAAACCCATTTTTCCCGCTCGATGAACGGCACGGCCGCGTGGAGCACGTATGACCGCGAACAGAGCATGCTGTTCGCCACGCTCGACCATTATTTCGACAATGACTGGATCGCCAAGGTGGCCGTCAGCCGCAGCAGCAACCAGTACGATGCCTTGCAGGGTTTTTCCGGCAACGGCTACCCGGACCGCGTAACGGGCGGCGGCATGAAGCTGTGGCTGGCCAACTGGCACAGCAAGCCGCAACAGACCTCGCTCGACGCCTACGTCAGCGGCCCGTTCCAGGCCTTCGGCCGCAAACATGAACTGGTGCTGGGCGTGAGCGCCTCGGAACTCAAGACGAATAGCCCCATCTATCCGGGCTGGCGCCTGACTGGCTACGACTACACGGTGCCGGATATCCACGCCTGGAATGGCGCCATGCCGGTGCCCGACTACAGCGGCACGCGCCTGGGCAGCTCGTACGACAAGGAGCGCGAAAGCGGCCTGTATTCGACCCTGCGCCTGCGCCCGACGGATGCGCTGTCGGTGATTTTGGGTGCGCGCCTGTCGTACTGGAAGCGCGACATCCGCAGCGATTACGATGCCGACACGGACTTGTACGACGCGATGCGCGAAAACGGCAAGATCACGCCGTATGCGGGCCTCGTCTACGACCTGGGCCGGCACTGGTCGGCCTATGCCAGCTACACCAGCATCTTCACGCCGCAAAGCCAGCGCGACGTCAACAGCCGCTTCCTGGCGCCGCTGGAAGGCAAGAACTACGAAGTGGGCGCCAAGGGCGAATTCTTCGACGGCAAGCTCACCACCAGCGCCGCCCTCTTCCAGCTGAAGCAGGAAAACCTGGCCGAAGCCGATCCGGGCAATGTCTGGATCATCGGCACGGGCGGCGGCTCTTACGCCTACCACACGGTCAAGGGCGCCACCACGCGCGGCTTCGAGGCGGAAGTCTCTGGCCAGCTGCGTCCCGACTGGCAACTGACGGCCAGCTATGCGTATAGCCGCATCCGCAATGCCGCCGGCGCACGCATCCAGACCAACCAGCCGCAGAACATGGCCAAGCTGTGGACCACCTGGCGCCTGGCGCAAGGCGTGCCTGGCCTGGTGCTGGGCGGCGGTGTGAACTGGCAAAGCGATATCTACATGGATGACCGCGGGCCGAACGGCGAACGCTTCACGCAGAAGGCCTATGCGGTGGCGGGACTGATGGCGCAGTACCAGCTCAGCAAGCAACTGGTGGCGACCCTGAACGTCAACAATGTCTTCGACAAGCGCTACTACTCGACGGGCATGGGCGGCTATTACGGCGATCCGCGCAACGCCATGCTGTCGCTGCGCTATCAGTTCTGA
- a CDS encoding FecR domain-containing protein: MSAAASPYPPLSRKVARQAVEWYLLEQSGQATPDDLAASAEWRARDPEHARAWNRVQQVSQTAGLLPPDLAVPVLRRPQRRVAVQVLLALMAAPAAWLLVRHEMLADYRSGVGERRVVSLPDGGTLVLNTDSAVDVAYGAGERLLTLRRGEALVQTRADHAGSRPFIVATCHGRIRALGTRFTVRVDDDSSRVTVLEHAVEITPRAPSATVRTLMAGQQSRFDASHAGLPTPAPPQADAWARGMLAAQDMRLDAFALELSRYRPGLLRVEPQVAGLRLSGAFQLDDTDAVLESLARMLPVDVLYRTPYWVTIAARKK; the protein is encoded by the coding sequence ATGAGCGCCGCTGCTTCGCCATATCCTCCGCTGTCGCGCAAGGTGGCGCGCCAGGCCGTCGAATGGTATTTATTGGAGCAGTCGGGCCAGGCCACGCCGGACGACCTGGCCGCCAGCGCCGAATGGCGCGCACGCGACCCGGAACATGCGCGCGCCTGGAACAGGGTGCAGCAGGTGAGCCAGACGGCTGGCCTGCTGCCGCCGGATCTGGCCGTGCCTGTGCTGCGCCGGCCGCAGCGCCGCGTGGCCGTGCAGGTATTGCTGGCGCTGATGGCGGCGCCCGCCGCGTGGCTGCTGGTGCGCCACGAAATGCTGGCCGATTACCGCAGCGGCGTGGGAGAACGGCGTGTAGTGTCCCTGCCCGATGGCGGCACCCTGGTGCTCAACACGGACAGCGCAGTCGACGTGGCGTATGGCGCCGGCGAACGCCTGCTGACCCTGCGCCGCGGCGAAGCGCTGGTGCAGACGCGCGCCGATCATGCGGGCAGCCGCCCTTTCATCGTCGCCACCTGCCATGGCCGCATCCGCGCGCTGGGCACGCGCTTTACCGTGCGCGTCGACGACGACAGCAGCCGCGTGACGGTGCTGGAGCACGCGGTGGAAATCACGCCGCGCGCGCCGTCGGCCACCGTCCGCACGCTCATGGCGGGACAGCAAAGCCGCTTCGACGCCAGCCACGCCGGCCTGCCCACGCCGGCCCCGCCGCAAGCCGATGCGTGGGCGCGCGGCATGCTGGCGGCGCAGGACATGCGCCTCGATGCCTTCGCCTTGGAGCTGTCACGCTACCGCCCCGGCCTGCTGCGCGTGGAGCCGCAAGTGGCGGGCCTGCGCCTGTCGGGCGCCTTCCAGCTCGACGACACGGACGCCGTGCTGGAAAGCCTAGCGCGCATGCTGCCCGTCGACGTGCTGTACCGCACCCCGTACTGGGTCACCATCGCGGCCCGCAAAAAATAG
- a CDS encoding methyl-accepting chemotaxis protein translates to MQLANLKISVRLGLLGAFFFLALVFVGVRGWSALDAASARSADAMQRSVALTEAVDAARSAQVEFKIQVQEWKNILLRGGDAAAFQRYREAFVASGAQTRKELKSLQAMMGALKLDTAPVEHALQAHDALGVSYLAALQKYDGARADSAQTVDALVKGMDREPTRQIDAIVATIGKQSHTLMAQMKEQDAAAHRSASIAMLATVLVTLVVGSVTVWWLIRSITVPLGAAVGIAQQVAAGDLRAVVADGSRDEIGDLLRALKAMSGNLAAIVGRVRAGTDAIATASGEIASGNMDLSSRTEEQASSLEETAASMIELTSTVRQNNDNADQARQLAGGASDVAQRGGEAVAQVVQTMSHINASSKRIVDIIAVIDGIAFQTNILALNAAVEAARAGEQGRGFAVVATEVRNLAQRSAAAAMEIKQLIGESVRTAEEGSVLAGQAGRTMDDVVSSVERVNAIIGEIAVASVEQRDGIEQISIAISQMDGVTQQNAALVEQAAAAADALQQQAASLADAVSIFKLHAAPGAAAPAGVALARRLSLA, encoded by the coding sequence ATGCAACTCGCGAATCTGAAAATTTCCGTCCGCCTGGGTCTGTTGGGCGCCTTCTTTTTTCTTGCGCTGGTGTTCGTGGGCGTGCGCGGCTGGAGCGCTCTCGACGCGGCCAGTGCGCGCAGCGCGGACGCCATGCAGCGTTCCGTCGCCTTGACGGAAGCGGTCGACGCGGCGCGCAGCGCGCAGGTGGAATTCAAGATCCAGGTGCAGGAATGGAAAAACATCCTGCTGCGCGGCGGCGATGCTGCCGCCTTCCAGCGCTACCGCGAAGCCTTCGTCGCCAGCGGCGCGCAGACGCGCAAGGAATTGAAAAGCCTGCAAGCGATGATGGGGGCGCTGAAGCTCGACACGGCGCCCGTGGAGCACGCGCTGCAGGCGCACGACGCGCTGGGCGTCAGCTACCTGGCGGCGCTGCAAAAGTATGATGGCGCGCGCGCCGACAGCGCCCAGACCGTCGATGCGCTGGTGAAAGGCATGGACCGCGAACCGACGCGCCAGATCGACGCCATCGTCGCGACCATCGGCAAGCAGTCGCACACCCTGATGGCGCAGATGAAGGAGCAGGATGCGGCCGCGCACCGCAGCGCCAGCATCGCGATGCTGGCCACCGTGCTGGTGACCCTGGTCGTCGGCAGCGTGACCGTGTGGTGGCTGATCCGCAGCATCACCGTGCCGCTCGGTGCGGCCGTCGGCATCGCCCAGCAGGTGGCGGCGGGCGACCTGCGCGCCGTGGTGGCCGACGGCAGCCGCGATGAAATCGGCGACCTGCTGCGCGCCTTGAAAGCCATGAGCGGTAACCTGGCCGCCATCGTGGGACGGGTGCGCGCCGGCACGGACGCCATCGCCACGGCGTCCGGCGAAATCGCCAGCGGCAACATGGACCTGTCGTCGCGGACGGAAGAACAGGCCAGTTCGCTGGAAGAAACGGCTGCCTCGATGATCGAGCTGACGTCCACCGTGCGGCAGAATAACGACAACGCGGACCAGGCGCGCCAGCTGGCCGGCGGCGCCTCCGACGTGGCGCAGCGCGGCGGCGAGGCCGTGGCGCAGGTGGTGCAGACCATGAGCCATATCAATGCTTCGTCGAAGCGTATCGTCGATATCATCGCCGTCATCGACGGCATTGCTTTCCAGACGAATATCCTGGCCCTGAATGCGGCCGTGGAAGCGGCGCGGGCCGGCGAGCAGGGACGCGGCTTTGCCGTCGTTGCCACCGAGGTGCGCAACCTGGCGCAACGTTCGGCAGCGGCGGCCATGGAAATCAAGCAGCTGATCGGCGAATCCGTGCGCACGGCGGAAGAGGGCAGCGTGCTGGCCGGCCAGGCGGGGCGCACGATGGATGACGTGGTGAGCAGCGTGGAGCGCGTCAACGCCATCATTGGCGAGATCGCCGTGGCCAGCGTGGAGCAGCGCGACGGCATCGAGCAGATCAGCATCGCCATCAGCCAGATGGATGGCGTGACGCAGCAGAATGCGGCCCTGGTGGAGCAGGCCGCCGCCGCTGCGGACGCGCTGCAGCAGCAGGCGGCCAGCCTGGCCGACGCCGTCAGCATCTTCAAGCTGCATGCGGCGCCCGGCGCGGCCGCACCGGCCGGTGTCGCGCTGGCCCGGAGGCTGTCGCTGGCCTGA
- a CDS encoding DUF3325 domain-containing protein, which yields MELLSNFLVFALCYAGLSSLCLAMDRHYADLHGRGAEPPAPLRRRLQWAGWLALAAGLAWAMHIAGGGYGLVYWVGSLTGCGLLLIWLLPYAPHQAMRLARMIGVAAVLAAVALAIL from the coding sequence ATGGAGCTGCTGTCGAACTTCCTCGTGTTTGCCCTGTGCTATGCGGGCCTGTCCTCGCTGTGCCTGGCGATGGATCGCCATTACGCCGACCTGCACGGACGCGGCGCCGAACCGCCCGCGCCACTCCGCCGCCGCTTGCAATGGGCCGGCTGGCTGGCGCTGGCCGCCGGCCTGGCCTGGGCCATGCACATCGCCGGCGGCGGTTACGGCCTCGTCTACTGGGTCGGCAGCCTGACGGGCTGCGGCTTGCTGCTGATCTGGCTGCTGCCCTATGCGCCGCACCAGGCCATGCGCCTGGCGCGCATGATCGGCGTGGCTGCCGTGCTGGCCGCCGTCGCGCTGGCCATTCTGTAG
- the xylB gene encoding xylulokinase — protein sequence MTYLGIDIGTSEVKAILTDDAQAILASAGVTLRVSSPHPGWSEQNPEDWWHATLDVIAAIRAAQPVAFSGLRGIALSGQMHGATLLDKQQHVLRAAILWNDTRAFAECVELEALVPESRAITGNQAMPGFTAPKLLWLQKYEPSLFRATAKVLLPKDYVALRLTGEYVSDMSDASGTLWLDVARRDWSERMLAATGLTREHMPRLVEGSDAAAQVRPSLCQEWGIAHPVLLAGGAGDNAAAAVGLGVVEPGAGLLSLGTSGVLFAGSDGFAPNPGQGVHAFCHCLPERWHQMSVILSAASSLSWVARLTQSSDIGELVSLAENVEARTAPVFLPYLSGERTPHNDASARGVFFGLSTEHGRAELAYSVMEGVAFAMADGNAALRSAGTHLEEASFVGGGSRSRFWAQLCANASGLHVLRHDHGVAGGTMGAARLAQMAVTGLPPAQVCTRPPMQETVAPQASAVLDDRLARYRRLYPLLREEFAGAAVVAR from the coding sequence ATGACTTATCTCGGTATCGATATCGGCACTTCCGAAGTCAAGGCCATCCTCACCGATGATGCCCAGGCCATCCTTGCCAGCGCCGGCGTGACCCTGCGCGTCTCCAGCCCCCATCCCGGCTGGTCGGAACAGAATCCCGAGGACTGGTGGCACGCCACCCTGGACGTCATCGCGGCCATCCGCGCCGCGCAGCCGGTGGCGTTTTCCGGCCTGCGCGGCATTGCCCTGTCGGGCCAGATGCATGGCGCGACCCTGCTCGACAAGCAGCAGCACGTGCTGCGCGCGGCCATCCTGTGGAATGACACGCGGGCGTTTGCCGAATGCGTGGAACTCGAGGCGCTGGTGCCCGAGTCGCGCGCCATCACGGGCAACCAGGCGATGCCCGGCTTCACGGCGCCCAAGCTGCTGTGGCTGCAAAAGTACGAACCCTCGCTGTTCCGCGCCACGGCCAAGGTCTTGCTGCCGAAGGATTACGTGGCGCTGCGCCTGACAGGCGAGTATGTGTCCGACATGTCCGACGCTTCCGGCACCCTGTGGCTGGACGTGGCCAGGCGCGACTGGTCCGAGCGCATGCTGGCCGCTACTGGCTTGACGCGCGAGCATATGCCGCGCCTGGTCGAAGGCAGCGACGCTGCGGCGCAGGTGCGCCCGTCCCTGTGCCAGGAGTGGGGCATCGCGCATCCGGTGCTGCTGGCCGGCGGCGCGGGCGACAACGCAGCCGCCGCCGTGGGCCTGGGCGTGGTGGAGCCGGGCGCCGGCCTGCTGTCGCTGGGTACCTCGGGCGTGCTGTTCGCGGGCAGCGATGGTTTTGCGCCGAATCCGGGCCAGGGCGTGCATGCGTTCTGCCATTGCCTGCCCGAGCGTTGGCACCAGATGAGCGTGATCCTCAGTGCCGCGTCCAGCCTCAGCTGGGTGGCGCGGCTGACGCAGTCGAGCGATATCGGCGAACTGGTCAGCCTGGCGGAAAATGTCGAGGCGCGCACGGCGCCGGTCTTCCTGCCCTACCTGAGCGGCGAACGCACGCCGCATAACGATGCCTCCGCGCGCGGCGTATTTTTCGGCTTGTCGACGGAACACGGGCGCGCCGAACTGGCCTACAGCGTGATGGAAGGCGTGGCCTTTGCCATGGCCGACGGCAATGCGGCCTTGCGCAGCGCCGGCACGCATCTGGAAGAAGCGTCGTTCGTCGGCGGCGGCTCGCGCAGCCGCTTCTGGGCGCAGCTGTGCGCGAATGCCTCGGGCTTGCACGTGCTGCGCCACGACCACGGCGTGGCCGGCGGCACCATGGGCGCGGCGCGCCTGGCGCAGATGGCGGTGACGGGCTTGCCGCCCGCGCAGGTGTGCACGCGCCCGCCCATGCAGGAAACGGTGGCGCCGCAGGCTTCTGCCGTGCTGGACGACCGCCTGGCGCGCTACCGGCGGCTGTATCCGCTGCTGCGCGAAGAGTTCGCGGGAGCCGCTGTGGTGGCGCGCTGA
- a CDS encoding AraC family transcriptional regulator yields the protein MTPDLELIHKPIHESFRAWAHGFPHTVAKWHFHPEYELHFIITSNGKFFIGDHIGSYGAGNLILTGPNLPHNWVSELPEGVVLPERDLVLQFSSDFIERCALLFPEMAPLKALLAEAGRGLQFPDALGLRLVPLMKELTTAQGLRRVELFTRLFGELCDCRERRPLASVTYLAQAGRYMSSTINLVLAYIKQNITLDFCEQDVADVAEMNTLKFTRFFRKHTGTSFIQYVNQERIALACELLMNTDMKVTDICYRTGFNNLSNFNRQFLAHKQMSPSKFRSCLLMNMPEPSGDGHS from the coding sequence GTGACGCCTGACCTGGAACTGATCCATAAACCGATCCACGAATCGTTTCGCGCGTGGGCGCACGGTTTTCCGCACACCGTGGCGAAATGGCATTTTCATCCCGAGTACGAGCTGCACTTCATCATCACATCGAATGGCAAATTTTTTATCGGCGACCATATCGGCAGTTACGGGGCAGGCAATCTGATCCTGACAGGGCCGAACCTGCCGCATAACTGGGTCAGCGAACTGCCGGAAGGCGTGGTCCTGCCCGAGCGCGACCTGGTGCTGCAGTTTTCCAGCGACTTCATCGAACGTTGCGCGCTGCTGTTCCCGGAGATGGCGCCCCTGAAAGCTCTGCTGGCCGAGGCGGGCAGGGGCTTGCAATTTCCCGATGCGCTGGGCCTGCGCCTGGTGCCGCTGATGAAGGAATTGACGACGGCGCAGGGCTTGCGCCGGGTCGAACTGTTTACGCGCCTGTTCGGCGAGCTGTGCGACTGCCGCGAGCGGCGCCCGCTGGCCAGCGTCACCTACCTGGCGCAGGCGGGCCGCTACATGTCGTCGACCATCAACCTGGTGCTGGCCTATATCAAGCAGAACATCACGCTCGATTTTTGCGAGCAGGACGTGGCCGACGTGGCGGAGATGAATACGCTCAAATTCACGCGTTTCTTCCGCAAGCATACGGGCACCTCGTTCATTCAATACGTCAACCAGGAGCGCATCGCGCTGGCCTGCGAGCTGCTGATGAACACGGACATGAAGGTCACCGATATCTGCTATCGCACGGGCTTCAACAACCTTTCCAATTTCAACCGCCAGTTTTTGGCACACAAGCAGATGTCGCCGTCGAAATTCCGCTCCTGCCTGCTGATGAACATGCCCGAGCCGTCAGGCGACGGCCATTCTTAA